In Candidatus Methylomirabilota bacterium, a genomic segment contains:
- a CDS encoding alpha/beta hydrolase, with translation MALDPQAKAVIELAIKAGRPPYHTLSPKDARQLFLETRPFSTPAPPAIGTVRNLAAEGPLGQIPLRLYRPAGVPDATRLPVYVYFHGGGWVIGDLESHDVLCRQLTAESGACVIAVDYRLAPEHKFPDAADDAWAATRWIVAHAAELGVDAACLAVGGDSAGGNLAAVVALMARDAGGPPIALQVLIYPVTDVGSESPSYTDFADGYMLTRDSMRWFTAHYLSKPADGADWRVSPLRAPSLTGLPPALVITAGFDPLRDEGTAYATRLREAGVTVDYVAFGGMIHGFVGMGRVLDTALRAVALIGASLRQALR, from the coding sequence ATGGCGCTTGATCCGCAGGCCAAGGCCGTCATCGAGCTCGCGATCAAGGCGGGCCGGCCGCCGTACCACACGCTCTCCCCCAAGGACGCGCGACAGCTCTTTCTCGAGACGCGCCCCTTCTCGACACCCGCCCCGCCCGCCATCGGCACGGTGCGGAACCTCGCGGCCGAGGGCCCGCTGGGCCAGATCCCGCTCCGCCTCTACCGGCCGGCGGGCGTGCCCGACGCCACGCGGCTGCCGGTGTACGTCTACTTCCACGGCGGCGGCTGGGTGATCGGCGATCTGGAATCGCATGACGTCCTCTGCCGGCAGCTCACCGCGGAGTCCGGCGCCTGCGTGATCGCGGTGGACTATCGCCTGGCACCCGAGCACAAATTCCCCGACGCCGCCGACGACGCCTGGGCCGCCACGCGCTGGATCGTGGCCCATGCCGCCGAGCTAGGCGTGGACGCGGCCTGCCTCGCCGTGGGCGGCGACAGCGCCGGGGGCAACCTGGCGGCGGTGGTGGCGCTGATGGCGCGCGACGCCGGCGGGCCCCCGATCGCGCTTCAGGTGCTCATCTATCCCGTCACCGATGTCGGCAGCGAATCCCCGTCCTACACCGACTTCGCCGACGGCTACATGCTCACCCGCGACAGCATGCGCTGGTTCACCGCGCACTACCTGAGCAAGCCGGCGGACGGCGCCGACTGGCGCGTCTCTCCCCTTCGCGCGCCGTCGCTGACGGGGTTGCCCCCGGCGCTCGTCATCACCGCGGGCTTCGATCCGCTGCGCGACGAGGGCACGGCCTATGCCACCCGGCTGCGCGAAGCCGGCGTCACCGTGGACTATGTCGCCTTCGGCGGGATGATCCACGGCTTCGTGGGAATGGGGCGCGTGCTGGACACCGCGCTGCGTGCGGTCGCGCTGATCGGAGCGTCGCTGCGGCAAGCCTTGCGATGA